The Engystomops pustulosus chromosome 2, aEngPut4.maternal, whole genome shotgun sequence genomic interval catttaagaagtgtctgcgccacattcgTGTCACTCATGAACgtttgtggctgcactattcttcatgcgacacaaatatctgcactgaagggggctttccggtgctcagtcggacagtgcaccagatttaccatgcaaagtatgacaaaagtgtgttgcacgccctatggtaAAGATgcaaccaaaaaaagtggtgtactCTGTCGGAACTGTACCTGAATTGTACCTGAATAGTGCAGTTTTCACAGagtttagtaaatgttccccataaacTGTTAATTTGAACTCCTTTTTGCACATTATAAATTTAATTCACTATTAGTTTTTCAGTAAATCCTTACCTATAATGTGAACCTCCACTGATGATGTTTCTATATTCTTGCCATCTGTGATGAAACACCAATAGTATCCAGTATCTCCCAATTCTAACTGAGATATCTTAATAGTATATGTTCTGTCACTCATAGAAATTCTGCTCTGAAAACCTTCCTGGATAAATCCATCAGAGTCTATTAAACGCAAGCAGCCAGTCTCATTCCAATGGCACCAATATATCAGAGAAACAGAGAGAAAAGATTTGGGGATCTTGCATTGTGCCTCAAACAGTTCACCAGGAGATCGGATGAGTGGCTTTGAATTCCAGTGTCTGATTGTATCTGAAGCTGAAATGTATTTACAAGTAAAGTAGGTAAAATTGTAGAAAGTGTTATGTCAGTTAATTTATGGCATTATAAAAACAACAGAGGTCTTTTTGATGAAATATTAAGCACTTACGATTTATAGTATGGATGTGAATATCTGTCCAATTGGATCCATCTTCAAATTTTCCAGTACCACATCGGTAGAACCCAAagtcatttattttaatgttattgACCAGAACTTTGAAATCACTAGTGTTTGAAACCTCATGTATCAATACCCTTCCCCAGAAGTTTTTGTGCACATATCCAGAACTGTTAACTATCATGTCACAGGTTGGCCCACCCTTTTTGTTCATTTTGCACCAGTAATTC includes:
- the LOC140118956 gene encoding polymeric immunoglobulin receptor-like — encoded protein: MNKKGGPTCDMIVNSSGYVHKNFWGRVLIHEVSNTSDFKVLVNNIKINDFGFYRCGTGKFEDGSNWTDIHIHTINPSDTIRHWNSKPLIRSPGELFEAQCKIPKSFLSVSLIYWCHWNETGCLRLIDSDGFIQEGFQSRISMSDRTYTIKISQLELGDTGYYWCFITDGKNIETSSVEVHIIETTTSHYSQTLSSTGNVSFATLLTTNIRQEVDDIITQSTSQVPGAEDNIMITHVYKLNSEVTVLLENSTVDFHSNPGQNRSSFQSQVSSTRNLLLILIPVLVISCVIGFATLIPVIKHVRKTRAQNNSEHQENHSMLGRMTARDQKTKEKDPSTVELTNSYPFVETEV